CCGGGAGTTGCTACTCTCGCCCCTCATGCCGACCGATCGCGCCGCGGGCGCCGCCGCGTGAGCCTCGCGCGCCCCGTTACCCACGTCGTCTTCGACATGGACGGCGTGCTGCTCGACACCGAGCGGTTCTACACCGAGGTGACCCAGGCGATCGTCGGCCGGTTCGGGAAGCGCTTCGACTGGTCGATCAAGGGCAACATGATCGGCCGTCCCGCCATCGACTCCGCCCGATACCTCGTGCGGACGCTGGCGCTCCCCATGGCTCCCGAAGCGTACCTCCGCGAGCGCGAGGCGATGCTGGAGCGCTTGTTCCCCGACGCCCGGCCGATGCCGGGCGCGCTCGAACTCACCGCGGCGCTCGCCGCGCGCGGCGTGCCCCAGGCGGTCGCGACGAGCTCGAACACGCGGCTCTTCGCACTGAAGACCCTCCGCCACGGCGAGTGGTTCCGGCGGGTGTTCTCCGCGGTGGTCCTCGGCGACGATCCGCGGGTCGGGCGCGGCAAGCCCGCGCCCGACATCTTCCTCGTCGCGGCCCGCGAGCTTGGCGCCGATCCCGCCGCCTGCCTCGTCGTCGAGGACGCCCCCGCGGGCGTCGCCGCCGCGCACGCCGCCGGCATGCAGGTCCTCGTGGTGCCCGATCCGGGAATGGACCGCGAGCGCTATCGCGACGCCGAGCTCGTCGTCGAGTCGCTCGCCGACGTCACGCCCGCGATGCTCGGCCTCTGACCGGCGTTCCTCGCTCGATGCCGACGCGCGCGACGGGTCGCGCGCCGCGTGCGGGTCGCGGTCAGCCGCGCAGGAGCACGTCGCACACGAGTCGAACGCGTTTCACCACGCGGCCGAACGCGTTCTCCTGGATGTTCCGCCGCAGCATCACGAGAGCCTTGCGCTGCAACCGGTACCGGTCGAAGAAGGGCGGCTTCGGCGCCGGCTTGGCGCCGGCGCGCGCCGCGGCCTCCACCGGCGCGAAGACGCTCGCGCGCGGGAAGCCCCAGGTCTCGAGGTCTCCGTCGGGAATCGCGCCCACCATGTCGCGGACGATCGCGAGCTTCGCGGGATCGCCGGCCAGCTCGTGTGCCCACTTCTCGACCGAATCCGTGACGGGCCGGGAGTGCCGCTGCACGCCGAGCGGGTCGCCGAGGCCCTTCGACTCGTGCTCGTGCTTGCCGTAGTCGATCGCCCCGGCCTCGAACGGAACGCCGAGGAACTCGAAGACCCTCCGCATCTCGGCTTCCGGATCCTGCACCAGGGCTTCGTAGCCGACGCGCACGAACGGTACCGTCCGGTCTCGAATGAAGCGCGCCATCGCCGGGACGTAGCGGTTCAGGACCGGGTTGAACTTGCGCGCCGCCACGTAGTCGCCGTCGAAGAAGGAGTTGGCGTAGGAGCTCCAGATCGCCGCGGGGTGCCGCGTCAGCACCACGTAGCGTGCCCGCGGGTAGAGCTTGGCGATGAACGGCAGGACCAGCGCGTTGGCGGGCGTCTTGTCCAGGAAGAACCGCTTGCCCTTGCCGCGCGCCGCCAGCATCCGGCCGTACAGCACGTCGGTGTAGGCGCGACACGCGTCGAGGTAGTCGGCCTCGCCGCCCGGTAGGTCGCCCACGAACTCGCGCACCGACTGCTGCGCCTGCAGGTGATCGAAGGGCGCCTGATCGACGGTGTCGTAGAAGCCGAGGTGGGCGAGGGGCGTCAACAGGTGCGGCTCCGCCCGGCTGTAGATCGCCGAGTGCGAGCTCAGCATGCGCATGAGCAGCGTCGAGCCCGAGCGCGGCGGCCCGATCACGAAGATCAGCGCGGACTGCATGTCGGCGGGGACGGGGGAGCTCACGGGGACCAGATCTCCGGTACGGCCGCGTGATTGTAGCGGGGCGCGCCGCGCCCGGTAAGGCGGGAACTCAGTTGCCCCGGACGCGCAGCTCGACGGCGGCCACCTCGTCGAGATCGATCAGGACGTCGTAGAACTCCTTGCCGGCGATCTGCGTGAGGAGCACGGTCTCGCCCCCGACGGTCCCGAGCTTGCCGCGGTACGACTTGCCGTTCGCGAGGACGATCTCGACGTCGCGGCCCGCGCCGAGCTTGCCGAGCGCCGCGCCGATGTCGCCCGCGGCCGACAGTCCGGGCTTGCCGTCTTCGGCATACGCCATGGCGCCTGCACCGACGGCGAGCGCCGCCGCGAGCACCGCCGTTCGCATGAACCGCATCGTCCGAGTGGTCGTCATGATCGCTCCTCCGCCGGGCGTCGTACGGCCGCGTCTTCTACGCAGGGGCGTCCACGGGGTCAACCACGGACCCCGCGGGCCTCCGTGCCGGCACGCGCGCCGTCGTCACGAGCGCGACGGCCACCACCACGATCGCCGAGCCGACGAGGATCGCCGGCGTGATCGGCTCGTCGAGGAGCCACCACCCGAGCAGCAGCGCGATCACCGGGTTCACGTAGGCGTAGGTCGCCGCCTGAGCCGCCGGCACGTTCGCGAGCAGCCAGACGTAGGCGGTGAAACCGATCCACGATCCGACGACGACCAGGTACGCGATCGCGGCGAGCCCGGCGGCATCCAAGCGCGCCGCGAAGACGCCGCCGGTCGCGGTGCCGATTGCGAGGAACATGACGCCCGCGAAGAGCATCTCCCACGCCGTCACCGTCACCGGATCGGCGCGGATGCCGGCGTGGCGGGCGTAGATCGAGCCGCACGACCAGGAGAACGACGCGACCAGGAGCGCGAACGTCCCGGCGAAGTCGCCGCCGGCGCTCGGACGCGCCAGCACGGCGACCCCGGCGAAGCCGAGCAGGATGCCGGCGACGGCGGCCGCGGGGAGGCGCTCGCGCGCCGGCGGCAGCGCCGCGAGCCCGGCCATCCAGATCGGCACGGTGGCGACGACGAGCGCCGCGAGGCCGGAGGGTACCGATTGCTCCGCCCACACCACCAGACCGTTGCCGCCGATCAGCATGGCGAACGCGATGAGCGCGATGGCGCGCTTCTCGCGGCGGCTCGTCGGCGCCAGGCGACCGGCGGCCGCAAGCGCCGCGAGCATCGCGCCTCCCGCCACGAGGAACCGCAGCCCCGCGAGCACCGTCGGCGGCAGGTGGCCGACGCCGACGCGGATCGCGAGGTAGGTCGAGCCCCAGGCCACGTAGACCGCCGCGAGAGCGAGGGCGACGAGACGGCGGGGCGGAGCGGACGACATCGGGCCGACGAGCGTGCGGCGCGCGCGCCGCTCAGTCAATCGCGCCACGCGGCGCGGCCGCTTCGGGCGTCGTGGGACGCGTTGCGCTTCGCCCGCGGCTCCGGCACGGCTGGGCGCATGCAGGCCGAACACGAAGCGTGGATGGCACGCGCGCTCGCCGAGGCGGCGCGCGCCGGCGCGGCGGGCGAGGTCCCCATCGGCGCCGTCGTGGTGCGGGAGGGGCGCCTTCTCGGCGCGGGGGGCAACGCCCCGATCACGACGACGGATCCGACCGCGCACGCCGAGGTCGTCGCGCTCCGCGCCGCCGCGCGCGCCGCCGGCAACTACCGCTTGCCGGGCGCGGTCCTGTACGCGACCGTCGAGCCGTGCGCGATGTGCGTCGGGGCGGCACTGCACGCCCGCATCGCGACGATCGTCTTCGGCTGCCCCGACCCGAAGGGAGGCGCGGCGGGCTCGGTCGTCGATCTGACGCAGGACCCGCGGTTGAACCACCGCATCGTCGTGGTGACGGGGGTCGCCGAGGAGGCGTGCCGTCACCTGCTCCGGGAGTTCTTTTCCGCGCGCCGCTAGGATCCGGCCCGTTCGCTGCTACCGATCCACGCGCGCCGTATGCTAGACGGGTGGTCGGAAGGGGGAGGGTATGGCCGCACGTTCGATCGGCTCGGGAACGATCAGCTTCGGACTGGTGTCGATTCCCGTACGCCTGTACGTCGCGACGAGCTCCGAATCGCTCTCGTTCAACATGCTCCACCAGCCCTGTCGGAGCCGCATCAAGCAGCAGCTCTTCTGTCCCACCTGCGAGCGCGTCGTCGAGCGTCGCGAGATCGTGAAAGGCTACCAGTTCTCGAAAGACCAGTACGTCCTCTTCACCGACGAGGAGCTGAAAGCGCTCGAAGCGGCGGCCAATCGCTCGATCGACATCCAGGAGTTCGTCCCGCTCGCGAAGGTCGATCCCCTCTACTTCGAGAACGCGCACTACCTCGGCCCCGAGACGGGCGCCGAGAAGGCCTACCGTCTCCTGGCGCAGTCCATGCGCGACACCGGCAAAGGCGCGGTCGCGCAATGGACGAGCCACGGCAAGGAGCATCTCGTGCTCATCCGGGCGCTCGACGCCGGCCTCGTGATGCACGCGCTCTACTACGCCGACGAGGTGCGCGGCCTCGCGGAGATCACCGACGCCGTCGGGGCGGCCCCGGCGCGTCCCGCCGAGGTCGACCTCGCGCGCAAGCTCATCGAGCAGCTCTCCAACGACGCGTTCCGCCCCGAAACCTACCACGACGCCCATCGCGGCCGCGTGCAGGCGCTTGTCGAGCAGAAGATCGCCGGCCGGGAGGTCGCGGAGGCACCCGGCGCCGCCGCGCCGCGGGCGCGGGTCATCGATCTCATGGACGCCTTGAAGGAGAGTCTCGCGCGCGGACGGGCGCCGAGGAGTCGTGCCGCCGCGAGCAAGGGCGAGCACGGCGCCAAGCCCCCGACCGCGCGCCGACCGACCGCCGCCGCTCGCGCCGCCGAGAGCGGCGCGGCGGCGAAGCGCGCCCGCAAAAAATCGGGGTGAACGCTCCCGCGACGCAACGGCCGCCGCATTTCGACACCGCGCAGGCGGCGCGTATCCTCGGCGTCACGCCGCGCCGGCTGCGGCAATGCGTCGGGGCGGGACTCCTCGAGCCGCCGCGCGATCCGCGCGGGCGCATGCGGTTCGGCTTCGTCGATCTCGTCGTGCTGCGCACGATGCGCGGGCTCATGGCCAAGGGTGTGCCCGTGCCGCAGATCGCGCGCGTGCTCGGCTCGCTCCGCCGCCAGATCGGCGACCGGGCGCTCACCGAGCTCACGATCTACGCCGACGGCCGGCGCGTCGTCGCGTGGGACGGCCGCAGCCGGTGGCAACCGGACTCGGGGCAGTTCCTCTTCAACTTCGACGTCGCCCGCGTCGTGCGCGGCGCGAATCGCGTGGCGGCGCTCGCGCCGCGCCGTCGCGACAAGTCGGACGCGCCGCCCGAGCCGCCGAACGCGAGCGCCGAGGAATGGTGCGACCTCGCGATGGAGCTCGAGCACGAATCTCCGATCGAGGCGCAGGCGGCCTACCGCCACGCCCTCGAGCGCGACCCGACGTCCATCATGGCGCACATCAACCTCGGATGCCTGCTGCATGCCGCCGGGCATCACGGCCCCGCCGAGCGTCACTACCGGAAGGCGTTGAAGCACGCCCCGGAGCACGCCCTCGCCTGGTACAACTTGGGCGTCCTGCTCGAGGACCGCCA
The nucleotide sequence above comes from Deltaproteobacteria bacterium. Encoded proteins:
- a CDS encoding HAD-IA family hydrolase translates to MSLARPVTHVVFDMDGVLLDTERFYTEVTQAIVGRFGKRFDWSIKGNMIGRPAIDSARYLVRTLALPMAPEAYLREREAMLERLFPDARPMPGALELTAALAARGVPQAVATSSNTRLFALKTLRHGEWFRRVFSAVVLGDDPRVGRGKPAPDIFLVAARELGADPAACLVVEDAPAGVAAAHAAGMQVLVVPDPGMDRERYRDAELVVESLADVTPAMLGL
- a CDS encoding sulfotransferase codes for the protein MSSPVPADMQSALIFVIGPPRSGSTLLMRMLSSHSAIYSRAEPHLLTPLAHLGFYDTVDQAPFDHLQAQQSVREFVGDLPGGEADYLDACRAYTDVLYGRMLAARGKGKRFFLDKTPANALVLPFIAKLYPRARYVVLTRHPAAIWSSYANSFFDGDYVAARKFNPVLNRYVPAMARFIRDRTVPFVRVGYEALVQDPEAEMRRVFEFLGVPFEAGAIDYGKHEHESKGLGDPLGVQRHSRPVTDSVEKWAHELAGDPAKLAIVRDMVGAIPDGDLETWGFPRASVFAPVEAAARAGAKPAPKPPFFDRYRLQRKALVMLRRNIQENAFGRVVKRVRLVCDVLLRG
- a CDS encoding EamA family transporter; this translates as MARLTERRARRTLVGPMSSAPPRRLVALALAAVYVAWGSTYLAIRVGVGHLPPTVLAGLRFLVAGGAMLAALAAAGRLAPTSRREKRAIALIAFAMLIGGNGLVVWAEQSVPSGLAALVVATVPIWMAGLAALPPARERLPAAAVAGILLGFAGVAVLARPSAGGDFAGTFALLVASFSWSCGSIYARHAGIRADPVTVTAWEMLFAGVMFLAIGTATGGVFAARLDAAGLAAIAYLVVVGSWIGFTAYVWLLANVPAAQAATYAYVNPVIALLLGWWLLDEPITPAILVGSAIVVVAVALVTTARVPARRPAGSVVDPVDAPA
- a CDS encoding nucleoside deaminase, whose translation is MQAEHEAWMARALAEAARAGAAGEVPIGAVVVREGRLLGAGGNAPITTTDPTAHAEVVALRAAARAAGNYRLPGAVLYATVEPCAMCVGAALHARIATIVFGCPDPKGGAAGSVVDLTQDPRLNHRIVVVTGVAEEACRHLLREFFSARR
- a CDS encoding Ku protein produces the protein MAARSIGSGTISFGLVSIPVRLYVATSSESLSFNMLHQPCRSRIKQQLFCPTCERVVERREIVKGYQFSKDQYVLFTDEELKALEAAANRSIDIQEFVPLAKVDPLYFENAHYLGPETGAEKAYRLLAQSMRDTGKGAVAQWTSHGKEHLVLIRALDAGLVMHALYYADEVRGLAEITDAVGAAPARPAEVDLARKLIEQLSNDAFRPETYHDAHRGRVQALVEQKIAGREVAEAPGAAAPRARVIDLMDALKESLARGRAPRSRAAASKGEHGAKPPTARRPTAAARAAESGAAAKRARKKSG
- a CDS encoding tetratricopeptide repeat protein, whose product is MNAPATQRPPHFDTAQAARILGVTPRRLRQCVGAGLLEPPRDPRGRMRFGFVDLVVLRTMRGLMAKGVPVPQIARVLGSLRRQIGDRALTELTIYADGRRVVAWDGRSRWQPDSGQFLFNFDVARVVRGANRVAALAPRRRDKSDAPPEPPNASAEEWCDLAMELEHESPIEAQAAYRHALERDPTSIMAHINLGCLLHAAGHHGPAERHYRKALKHAPEHALAWYNLGVLLEDRQRPDEALPAYERAIAADAGLADAHYNAALLYERAGRKQDAVRHFAIYRRLERTR